Part of the Zingiber officinale cultivar Zhangliang chromosome 8A, Zo_v1.1, whole genome shotgun sequence genome, CCAACAACAGCGTTAACTGGAAGAACTGTAAGTCCCAGGACTGCCAGAAATATCGCCACTGGACCCGTCGACCATTTAAAGTAATAACTAGTAACCACACTCGACTCTGACAGTAATATTTCCATTGCATACTTGAGCATGAAATATATCAGCAGCTGGACCTATAACACAGTTGGAAGTTGTTTCACTAAATCCAAAATTTGGATAATTTGGATAATTTGCACAACCGTAGTACTTAACAAAAGAAAAGCAAATAATCGGAAAAATTGCCTCATTTTGATTCATATGTCACAGCATAAAGTTTTAGATTCAAGACATTGTTGATAGGAATAGCATGACAATAAGAAACAATCTTGTGATTGCAGGAAGAATAGAGCATTCAATTCATCCTCGGGCAGACTGCCTAAGCCCCCATTTTGACTCGTCCAAACTCAATGTCTCCTCATCCGGCTACATGCTGTATTGTAGTTCATGCCTACTCAATAAATTTGGCAAACTACTTTTAATCTATAGTGAACAGATTGTGACTATAAGCACTGTAATAGTGCTATGGAATAAGGTTTTCCCTGCCTTATCCAACAATTATGCTTTATCAGATAATTAAAAAGGGTATCCTAAATACTTTACATATGAATGGGTAACAATTTCAAGAATTGTCTTTAACATTGATTAGAATGATGAAAGCTTTACCTTTACTGATGGAGTAAGCAATCTATAAGCCGAAGCCATTGAAGTTGCTGGTTTGTGAGATTCTTTTGGCCCGTCTTCGCTAGCATTGCACTCTTCATCTCCATCAACATTTTGCTTCTGCTCAGAATCTTTTAACAAAGGTTGGTTGAGACCACTTTCTAATGCTTCAGCATCAACATGTCCtgggtttcaaaattttaaaagataaaaaatataGGATATTTTTGTGATAAATGTAACCTATAATTAACAGCCGAAAAATACATGCATGTTCTGGAAAATTAAGATAATCTTAGCATATAACATACTGGCATCATCTGGAGATGAATTTTTCACTTCAGTATCACGAACTGGCTCCTTGAATGAAATCCACAACCAAATCAAGTATGCTAACCAAGCAAACGCCATAACCCAACCAGGTAAAGTATCTTGATTAATTGTTAGCCAATATaacttgaaattaatttgaaGCAAGCCAGCAAGAGCAGGACCACATGCCATTCCAAGAGCACTAGCGCTGACAAAACCTGCAGAAGCTTGCATGCGGATTTCATTTGGAACACAATCACTGATGTATCGGCGATTAACAGCCCTAGCAGACCCCATCCTGTGTTTGAGGATATTAGAAACCGAAAATGTAGCTACCAGAGTATATATAACTAATATACTATTTTTGCTTTTGATATAATCTTGTCCAGAATTCTATATATGACCACTGAACTCAAAACAGATTTCCTTTTTAATTCCCTCTTTCGCAGGGCAATGAGATTTAAGCGACATTTCAGCTCCAGTTATTACGACATGCCATAATTGAGACCAACTCTCAGTTTCACTAGACCAAGTTATCTGAAAATCATATCAAATTGGGAATGCACTAGTTTTGGATGCGCACTAGGTTCAGCAGTATTTGATCTAAACatgtgaccttaaacccatggaGAGTGCATCAATCCGACTCCACTCCAACaaagaagaaatacaagagatgCAATTTGGAACAAAAATCCTAAGTCTCTTTAAATGTATGAAATTTAAACAAGTTAAATTATGATCACTCTCAAAGAAATTAGACTTTCACAAATGCCTAACTTCAAATTTCATTGAATTCTATATATTGCTTAATGCTTCACATGTGTATCTGGAGATTCTATATATTGAAAAGTTGAGAATCTATTAGAGTAGAAGGTTATAGGAGCAGATTGCAGAAGGAGACGAGAAAATATACTCCATTTGTACAGAATGGTAAAGAGGTAGATCAACAGTGACAGGATCACTTTCTTCAAGGAGTCTAGCTTAGACATAGCCTACGCTCATTCAATTCTAATTCTAGAAAGTGATTGTGGACCTGTAATAGTTTGGACTTTTAATATCACAAGTTTGTTAGTTAGTTTGCTTACAAAAAATAGTCCAAAAGCATAAAATAATGTATGAACTTCACATCACTATTCCATAATCAATGTTACTGAACCTTGCTGGTACCAAGGGAGAAACTAGAAACAAAAGAAACTTTGGGGTAcatgaaaaaaatatacaagatagACAAATTCATCATATTATTTTTCTGACACAACTTTCTATATTGGTTTTAGAAATAGAATCAAATATCAATCATCAATGCCCATCCTCTAAGGCAGGACTTTGTTAAATGATGACAGAAATTCAATAATCAATTATCAATCACAAATAACACCTAACAAACCACAAAAGGAAGTTACTAGAATGGTGAAATGGTAAGTACTGGATCCACAGAATAGTCATAAAAGCGAAATAGAACAAACAGTTTCACTTACCCACACATAAGTCGACCTATGAGAAGAATTGTCAAGGAGTCGAGATCATAGGCCAATGCATAGAGAACGTTGCCCAAAAAGAGCACGATGCTGCTAAATACCAGAGGTCTAAAGTATGACTTGTTAGACCATGCACTAAAATAAACTGAAGAGAACACTTGTGCTACAGCCATAGAGCCAATAATGATCCCACAAACTGTTGCAGCAGCTCCAAGGCTCATCGAGTAGTCATCAGCAGTTGGCACAATGATATAAGTGTTGAccatataaagaaaagtattaacCAAGTTCAAAAGAAGTGACACAAAGTGATATCTTCTCTCATCAACATGTTCCTCAGCTTCTTGGATAAGTGCATGTTGTCCCAAGAATTTCAAGAAATTTGTAGAGCGAGTCAATTTTTCCACCGATGCTTGTATTAAGATAATGACAGGGTCTTGCACCTGATgccagaaaaattaaaaaataaataaaggtctaaaaatatcaaatattgaTAAGATAGTTTATTACAAAAATATATAGACACACATACACACATATATATGGCTGAAACAAAATTGGCATTGCATTGACACTCAATTAACAAAAACATATCATACCACCATAGCTGTCGAAGGCTGATCATAAAGAGAGAGATAGCTTCCTTGATGTTCTTGAAGCTCAACAAGATTGCGAGACAAGGCTCCTACAACAGCTGCTATACCCTATTTATTCAAAATATGTAGCCTTTTAACAGTAATTACCACAAGCAGAAGGAAGATACCAAGAATTAAAAAGGACAATTGGAAGGACAGTGTTGAAAAAAGGCAGACATATTACCACATGCTTAAATACTTGTTGTATCTGAGAATAAGGATGATTTGATCTAGTACTTAGATAGTAATCAGTGAACTTGTAGCCAAATCGTTTATCAAATTTCTTCAGAATTTTACGAATCCCAGTAGCATTCATATCTACAAATCTGAGAAGCTTTAAAAGATCATGTCCAACTTCAATATATGCTTCTCGCAGATTAGATAGCTTAGATATCTCCGGATGCTCAAGAAGTATAGTACGCTCCTCTCCCAACTCTTGAATCCTGTGTGCAATAATTCCTTGTTGCTCCAGAAAGAAGAGTACAGTCTTCTCAATCTAGACAAAATAATGAAGGAATCTTAAATCAATCAGGATAGTAAACAAAATGTTCTCACAGAATAAACAGAAATAGGGGAAAAAAATTGTAAAGGGAACCAGAGAATAGGTTCGCAGCCATGGTTAATTAGAAAGAAATAAAATTCTACTTCCTCCAAATCAATGTGCTCATGGAGGGAAAATAGTTGATGAATATTGCCTTATAGTATGAAGTTTGCTTGACAGAATAACACCACCACCAACAACAACAATTGATAACCAAAATATAGAATAGGCTTCTAAGTTTCATATACAGGGTTGAAGAAGTCCAAACTTCAAAAGTACAGAAAACCATAAGCCATTAAATGagtgagattgttcataatagaGTAAAGTAATTGATTGAATCTATCTTTATATTCTGAAGTTTGAAAGAGCTTACTGGACGCTTGATGACAGCAACTTTTAAACAATCTTAACCGCAACTAACTCTACACAAGTGCCAATCCCCCTCTTCTCTTTCATTCTGCTTATTTCTCTTATCTTTCAAGTTGAAGTTTAACACTGTAATGATAGCTCAAGCACACATAAACTCTCCTACAAATCCAGGCACTATAATATCTCTTTGAATACTGGGAGAATCGTATATGCCATTTAACTGTAATAACATTTCAGCACCTTGCCATCTTTTTTATGCATtcctgaccaagctcaggactttCAATTTCACACCAGAAAGTTTCTATTGGTACATCCATACATCATAAAACACATGGCAAACTAAAAGAATTCCTATATG contains:
- the LOC122009244 gene encoding SPX domain-containing membrane protein OsI_21475-like isoform X3, producing MTKYGFCQIEKTVLFFLEQQGIIAHRIQELGEERTILLEHPEISKLSNLREAYIEVGHDLLKLLRFVDMNATGIRKILKKFDKRFGYKFTDYYLSTRSNHPYSQIQQVFKHVGIAAVVGALSRNLVELQEHQGSYLSLYDQPSTAMVVQDPVIILIQASVEKLTRSTNFLKFLGQHALIQEAEEHVDERRYHFVSLLLNLVNTFLYMVNTYIIVPTADDYSMSLGAAATVCGIIIGSMAVAQVFSSVYFSAWSNKSYFRPLVFSSIVLFLGNVLYALAYDLDSLTILLIGRLMCGMGSARAVNRRYISDCVPNEIRMQASAGFVSASALGMACGPALAGLLQINFKLYWLTINQDTLPGWVMAFAWLAYLIWLWISFKEPVRDTEVKNSSPDDARHVDAEALESGLNQPLLKDSEQKQNVDGDEECNASEDGPKESHKPATSMASAYRLLTPSVKVQLLIYFMLKYAMEILLSESSVVTSYYFKWSTGPVAIFLAVLGLTVLPVNAVVGTYISNMFEDRKILLGSEILVLLGILLSFKVTSTYTVPQYVSSALITFVAAEVLEGVNLNLLSQVMSSRLARGTYNGGLLSTEAGTLARVVADGTITLAGYLGESRLLNVTLLPSLLICVGSIIATLLTYNTMY
- the LOC122009244 gene encoding SPX domain-containing membrane protein OsI_21475-like isoform X2 produces the protein MMRKLKALKPGEKGGPRLLILYHFVLWAQSSMSCMDQHLFPHLWIEKTVLFFLEQQGIIAHRIQELGEERTILLEHPEISKLSNLREAYIEVGHDLLKLLRFVDMNATGIRKILKKFDKRFGYKFTDYYLSTRSNHPYSQIQQVFKHVGIAAVVGALSRNLVELQEHQGSYLSLYDQPSTAMVVQDPVIILIQASVEKLTRSTNFLKFLGQHALIQEAEEHVDERRYHFVSLLLNLVNTFLYMVNTYIIVPTADDYSMSLGAAATVCGIIIGSMAVAQVFSSVYFSAWSNKSYFRPLVFSSIVLFLGNVLYALAYDLDSLTILLIGRLMCGMGSARAVNRRYISDCVPNEIRMQASAGFVSASALGMACGPALAGLLQINFKLYWLTINQDTLPGWVMAFAWLAYLIWLWISFKEPVRDTEVKNSSPDDARHVDAEALESGLNQPLLKDSEQKQNVDGDEECNASEDGPKESHKPATSMASAYRLLTPSVKVQLLIYFMLKYAMEILLSESSVVTSYYFKWSTGPVAIFLAVLGLTVLPVNAVVGTYISNMFEDRKILLGSEILVLLGILLSFKVTSTYTVPQYVSSALITFVAAEVLEGVNLNLLSQVMSSRLARGTYNGGLLSTEAGTLARVVADGTITLAGYLGESRLLNVTLLPSLLICVGSIIATLLTYNTMY
- the LOC122009244 gene encoding SPX domain-containing membrane protein OsI_21475-like isoform X1, which produces MVNFGKKLMANQVQEWEKYYINYKLMKKQVKQYVQQMEEGAKDRRRVLKEFSRMLDDQIEKTVLFFLEQQGIIAHRIQELGEERTILLEHPEISKLSNLREAYIEVGHDLLKLLRFVDMNATGIRKILKKFDKRFGYKFTDYYLSTRSNHPYSQIQQVFKHVGIAAVVGALSRNLVELQEHQGSYLSLYDQPSTAMVVQDPVIILIQASVEKLTRSTNFLKFLGQHALIQEAEEHVDERRYHFVSLLLNLVNTFLYMVNTYIIVPTADDYSMSLGAAATVCGIIIGSMAVAQVFSSVYFSAWSNKSYFRPLVFSSIVLFLGNVLYALAYDLDSLTILLIGRLMCGMGSARAVNRRYISDCVPNEIRMQASAGFVSASALGMACGPALAGLLQINFKLYWLTINQDTLPGWVMAFAWLAYLIWLWISFKEPVRDTEVKNSSPDDARHVDAEALESGLNQPLLKDSEQKQNVDGDEECNASEDGPKESHKPATSMASAYRLLTPSVKVQLLIYFMLKYAMEILLSESSVVTSYYFKWSTGPVAIFLAVLGLTVLPVNAVVGTYISNMFEDRKILLGSEILVLLGILLSFKVTSTYTVPQYVSSALITFVAAEVLEGVNLNLLSQVMSSRLARGTYNGGLLSTEAGTLARVVADGTITLAGYLGESRLLNVTLLPSLLICVGSIIATLLTYNTMY